CTGAGCCAGCAAAGGCAACACTTTTCAACACCGTGCTATGTCTACTCCCTAAAAGATATTGCCGATAACTACCAAAAACTGAAAGGCCGCCTGGGAACATCTCTCATATATTCCCTAAAGGCGAATAGCTGCCTTGATCTTGTCGTACGTAGTGGTCATGTTTTTGAAGATGGAGTTGAAATTGCCTCTGTGGGGGAGTTGAATCTTCTCCCTCGAGGTGAAAGCCCTCGCTATATCAATAACCCTTCCGCAGATAAAAGTTTCCTCAGAGCGGCAATTGCAAGTAAGTGCACACTGGTGATCGATAATCTATCCCAGTTAGAAATCGTTAAGGAGTTTCAGGGGAAGCGTCCGATTAATCCGCTGATACTTCGTTTGAACCCCAGTACCTTGGATCAATTTGAGAAGGCTCCGGTAACCACGAGAAGAGACCACTTTGGCTTTGGTTGGAGTGATGTTGAAACGGCCTTGGCATTCTGTAAAAAACATGAGTTGAAAGTTGCTGGATTCCATGTGTTCCGAGGATCCTATAATTTCGCAAAGCTCGCTTTTAATACTGCACAAGCAGCTTTGCAAATAGTTGAGAAATTTGAGAGGGAGCTCGGCTATGCCATTGATTTAGTTAACCTTGGCGGTGGCTTTGATCTGAATTGGGAAAGTATTGATTTTAATTTTGAACAATATAGGGAATTACTTGGTGAATTTCCCTCTCACATAAAAGTCGCCCACGAAAGTGGGCGTGCTCTGGTTGCCAGTGCGGGATATTTTGTAACTCAGATTCGCTACGTGAAATCGATAGAAGGGCAGCAGTACGGAATCTGTGATGGCGGCATGGCGCAGAACTTCCTTTTAGCGAAAACGGAAAGTACTTTTAAACGCTTCAGTCAGCCACTGATATTGCGTGGCGATGAAATATTGGAATTTGAGAGCAGTACAGAGAGCTGTTTGCTGGTAGGTACTTCCTGTAACAAGGAAGATGTGATCGGTGAAATAAAAGGCGGGCCTGTACAGCCTGGCGACTTGGCTGTTTTCAGCAATTGTGGAGCCTATAACGCGAGCTATACCGTTGCTCCATTCCTGAGTTTACCTTCTGCTAAATCCTACCTCATGGAGTAACTTATGGAACTGCAATCTATTGCCGGCAGCTTTGTAATCAATCAGCTTTCTTCCGTTTCTCCAGTGCCAGCTTCACTGCAAGGGCTTCTTGAGGAGGCCTGTGTGCGTCTGTTCGACGCTTCAATGATCATTGAAGACCCTCTGACAGAGCCTGCCCCTCTTCGAGAGCCATCGGTCAAGCAGCCACTAGAACAATTTGAACAAACTTTTGTTATTGATCAAATTATTGACAAGGTGCGCGATGAGGGGTTGGCCCACCATTTCCATGAAATGATAGGACTGTTTGGTTCCATCATGATGAGTCTGACGGCGACTGAAGATCAGCTGGCTCAAGTGAATAACTGGGTGGAGCAGGGGATTTTTGGTCACTTCTTGATGACAGACCCCGGTGGCCCAAGCCTGCAGAGCTGGAAGACTGAGATACAGGATGATGATGGTGTTTTGCAGCTTAATATCAATAAAATTCATGGTATAGAGGCACAAAAGCTAGGGTTTGCCATGGTTGTTGCCAAACAGGCAGCAAGGCCATTCCCAGTTACATTGATGCTGCCTCCTGAACTCTGTGCTGAATTGAAGCAGTCATCTGTTGGTGAGCCCTTCCTGGATGGCAAGCTGCAACTGGGGAACTGCCGTGGTCGTGTCCCAGTTACTAAAGAAATGCTGCTTAGCAAAGGTGGTCTGGGGAGTGTTAATCGCTTCCTGACACTTGTGCGTCCCCGTTTTGTGAAGTCTCTGATGCACTTTGTGCTTTGGTTACGAGATCAAGGGGAGGTTGAGTTGTCTGTTGCGGATCAGGAGATTGTCGAGTATCTGATTTATCTCTGTAATGAGCAAACCTCGGCCACCATCTTCTCAATGCATAGTGTGAATAGAGTGCTGGCAACAAAATTTGCCAGTAACGAATTACTTTTGCACTTGGTATCTTCGGGTAAGGTACAAAGCAAAACTCGCCAGCGGGATTTGCTGGCGTTTACCAAGATGGAAGGAAGTTCCTACCGCTGCTTTTTCGAGATTTATAGTAAGGCGAAAGGGCATCGGCTATGAGCTTATACCTGAAGTCAGCGGCATTTACCCCCATAGAAAATATTACTTTTGCAGAGAGTGGAGGCTTGCAAGAAGCCTTCGCACAAATCGGTGAAATTATATCTGAACAGAGTGCTCGTGTAACAGAGGTTATTCCAGAGGAGGTAAGGGCTGAGATTAACCGACACTTTCTTTGTTCAACCATGATTGAGCTACCTTTTACGACTGGGGCCGTTAATACGGACGATTTAAACTCTCTGAAAAATCGACCAAGTATTCCTGTGACCAGTTTTGTGAACACTTATGAGTGTGCATCCTGGGGTTACAGCCTGCGCTATTACTTGCGACAAAATCCAGCTGTACGTTATGTACTAGTCAGTATTCTGGATGCCAATGTGCTGGATTTAAGCTTTTGGCAGAGTAATGAAAATTGGGGCAGGAGCGGCTTTGGTTTATGCACATTGCTCTTGGAAGTCGACTCATTCAGAGTGGAAGATATTACAGCCGGTTGTGCGGTTACCTATAACACAACACCAGAGTTTGCAACAATTATCAGAAAGATGGCCAGTGCTGGGAAGGATCTAACTTTATCTTTGCCATTTTTTCCAGAAAACATACGACAAATATTTACCCGTTTACTCAGTAGTTTCCAGCAGCTTCCCGATCTTCATGAAAGGTGGGGGCACTGTTTTGGTAGTGATCCCTGGTTAAACATTATTAGCCACGGAGTTGAGGGTAGATTCCAAGAGGAAGAGAAGCTATTGGTATGTTCTATTGCTCTCAATGGCTATTACTGTACGGCTGAAGTTAGGGTTGACCAGGGTAGCACTTTTTACTTGGCGGAGGCGGTATGAGTAAAGTGATAGAGCTTTCCAGTAGGTTACTGCGCAATCCCTATCCGCAAACCCCTAAACTTTGCGCAGCCCAGACATTGCCCTTGAAAGGTGAATCTGATTTTCTAGCAATTTCTCAGTTACCGGTGGGTACAACTCCAGTACTTTTAAGCTTTGCTGAGCACTATCAACTCTTGGTTGAGCTATTGGAGTGCTTGGATCAATCTGGGGTTTTGATCGAAACAATCTTGATGAGAATGCAGATGCCTGCTGGTGGAAGAATGCCAAAAGTATTTCTACATGAGCGGGTCTTAATGTTGCAGGATATTCAGGCTGAGGAATATATCTTACAAAGGGAGGGCAAACCGTATCTGGTTATTGAGGATAACTTGGTACGACACCCTCTGGAAGCAGGCAATAATAGTATTCACATCAGGATATCTGCTACAGAGAACTGTGAAAAATTAGTTTCTTTATACTCTGAAAAATTATTGGAATTAGGTTTTGGTGCCATTGAAAAAATGGCCAGGGAAGGAACCGCATAAAATGTATATAAGAAGCCTCTGGGTTGATCATAAAGGGGAAACAGAGCAACTGTTGAACTCCCTAAACCATTACCTTTCAGGATTGGATTATATCCCAGAGCTTGTATATATCGTTTCAGCCGGCGAGGCTAATGTGTTACTGGAGCGACCGGTTGTTGAGTTTCTAGTTCAGCTGGAAGAGGCTGGGCATAACATTCAATTTGTAGGTAGTGCATGTACCAGTTTTCATGCTGCGCTTTTAAGTTATTCCAAACGTCATGAAGAAGACGCCCTAGTTATAAATTTAGAGCTGGGTAAAGAGCGGCAGCAGGAATGCCTGGATGCCCTGGGTATAGGAATAAAGCCTGGGCAGGACGGTTTGGATGTGATTACAGGAGTGGCAGTTTCCTGGTTATGTAGGCATTACCACGAACGGAGTTTATGCCAAATTTCCAGTTGTGATATTTTATCGCAAGCGCCATCACTCAATGGGGCGCCTGAGCTGGTGCAAAACCTCAAGAAATTAATGGCGACTGATCTGGACAATTCCTGCCGTGTAGTGTCCTTTGATATTCAATCTCGCTGG
The DNA window shown above is from Microbulbifer variabilis and carries:
- a CDS encoding PLP-dependent decarboxylase translates to MKASLEKLVAQLSQQRQHFSTPCYVYSLKDIADNYQKLKGRLGTSLIYSLKANSCLDLVVRSGHVFEDGVEIASVGELNLLPRGESPRYINNPSADKSFLRAAIASKCTLVIDNLSQLEIVKEFQGKRPINPLILRLNPSTLDQFEKAPVTTRRDHFGFGWSDVETALAFCKKHELKVAGFHVFRGSYNFAKLAFNTAQAALQIVEKFERELGYAIDLVNLGGGFDLNWESIDFNFEQYRELLGEFPSHIKVAHESGRALVASAGYFVTQIRYVKSIEGQQYGICDGGMAQNFLLAKTESTFKRFSQPLILRGDEILEFESSTESCLLVGTSCNKEDVIGEIKGGPVQPGDLAVFSNCGAYNASYTVAPFLSLPSAKSYLME